In the genome of Labeo rohita strain BAU-BD-2019 chromosome 24, IGBB_LRoh.1.0, whole genome shotgun sequence, one region contains:
- the si:ch211-140b10.6 gene encoding protein POLR1D-like codes for MDESELERKAVEELLKETSRAKVRAETMGATGWMKCPLGSTNKRFLLNTLRSSALTRQPANQRASERERDEHKYKRACEKHRNTDCEKCNHKKDYTHRRYHSDSHSHTSKHRSTSHSHSSSRCHSPHLSRKSKRTRSRSPVRDSSPDVKKYTDRGGK; via the exons ATGGATGAAAGTGAACTAGAGAG GAAAGCAGTGGAGGAACTCCTTAAAGAAACTAGTCGAGCAAAAGTCCGTGCCGAGACGATGGGTGCTACTGGATG GATGAAATGTCCTCTTGGAAGCACAAACAAGCGTTTTCTGCTGAACACTCTTCGTTCTTCTGCTCTGACGCGTCAGCCTGCGAATCAGCGCGCTTCTGAGAGGGAAAGAGATGAGCATAAGTACAAAAGAGCTTGTGAAAAACATCGTAACACGGACTGTGAAAAGTGCAATCACAAAAAAGACTATACACACAGAAGATACCACTCTGACTCTCATTCACACACTTCAAAACACCGCTCTACCTCACACAGTCATTCATCATCCCGATGCCACTCCCCACACCTCTCCCGGAAATCCAAAAGGACTCGATCTCGCTCACCAGTGCGGGACAGTTCTCCAGATGTCAAAAAATACACTGACAGAGGGGGGAAATGA